From a region of the Triticum aestivum cultivar Chinese Spring chromosome 7D, IWGSC CS RefSeq v2.1, whole genome shotgun sequence genome:
- the LOC123166449 gene encoding uncharacterized protein has protein sequence MDMRAVCSTWRSAIAKPSPLAAVAGLRFRPRHWVMLDLQPDDRNDDDDARLFLHVPTGRIRRLHLPVLRDNFVAGATDGLLVRGDMYPPHLARVLNPFTGDMLHFPAALPRHFKHTSVKGGSHSTLVLLRWGSVVCAAPNSDFFTETEEAVETYLVSIVNYQGDVYCADARGCVFKLVAPAADQCDDDELLVIPEVSPPGVDVYAEEGDDDDDTKEGDDGSEMPSYLVESAGELLLVRYVDETLKVFRVDVEHKLLEEVKSLGGRTLFLGQERCVSVDAAKLPSVDGDCIYMLDFENVSMSDSEDMSMSDSEDMPILDSGDKCDMCVYNLRGDMVDIIYSKDFRARPFSLVQVLLWYCDVLPKL, from the coding sequence ATGGACATGAGGGCCGTCTGCTCAACCTGGCGCTCTGCCATCGCCAAGCCATCTCCGCTCGCCGCGGTAGCTGGCCTCCGTTTCCGCCCACGCCACTGGGTCATGCTGGACCTGCAACCCGACGACCGCAACGACGACGATGACGCTCGCCTCTTCCTCCACGTCCCCACCGGGCGCATCCGCCGCCTGCACCTCCCGGTGCTCCGCGACAACTTCGTCGCCGGTGCTACTGACGGTCTCCTCGTGCGCGGGGACATGTATCCACCGCACTTGGCTCGTGTCCTCAACCCCTTTACAGGTGACATGCTCCACTTCCCCGCGGCGTTACCTCGACATTTTAAGCATACCTCGGTGAAGGGAGGCTCTCATTCAACGCTGGTCTTGCTGAGATGGGGCTCGGTGGTCTGTGCTGCCCCGAACAGCGATTTCTTTACAGAGACAGAGGAGGCCGTTGAAACGTACCTGGTGAGCATTGTTAACTACCAAGGCGACGTCTATTGTGCCGATGCGCGTGGATGTGTATTCAAGTTGGTCGCACCAGCAGCAGACCAGTGTGATGATGATGAGCTCCTGGTCATACCCGAGGTGTCGCCGCCGGGTGTGGACGTATATGCAGAAGagggagatgatgatgatgatacaaAAGAGGGAGATGATGGCAGCGAAATGCCTTCTTATCTCGTGGAGTCTGCTGGGGAACTGTTGCTTGTTCGCTATGTGGATGAAACTTTGAAAGTTTTCAGAGTCGACGTCGAGCACAAGTTGTTGGAAGAGGTCAAGAGCCTCGGCGGCCGCACGTTGTTCCTCGGCCAAGAGAGGTGTGTCTCTGTGGATGCAGCTAAGCTTCCGTCTGTTGACGGAGATTGCATATACATGTTAGATTTTGAAAACGTGTCCATGTCAGATTCTGAAGACATGTCCATGTCAGATTCTGAAGACATGCCCATTTTAGATTCTGGAGACAAGTGCGACATGTGCGTGTATAACCTAAGAGGTGACATGGTGGATATTATCTACAGCAAGGACTTTCGTGCTCGACCTTTTAGCCTTGTTCAGGTTCTCTTGTGGTACTGCGATGTCCTTCCCAAATTGTAG